The following DNA comes from Tunturibacter psychrotolerans.
GCTGATCCCATCCGGAAACCCCATATAGTTCTCAATCTTCGAGGTGCTGCCAGCCTGCCCACCGACGGCGATCTTCTCGACAACTATCGTGCGTAGCCCTTCAGAGGCCCCATACAGAGCGGCACTCAGACCCGCCGGTCCCGCACCAAAGATCGCCAGATCGTAGCACTCGTACTTAGGTCCTTTGAACCACTCCAGAGCCATCGCCAGGTCGCGCAGACTAGGACAATAGAGTTTCGTATTTTGACTAAGAACGCAGACAGGAAGTCGAGGGTCTGTGGCGCCTGAGATTCCTGCCAGCTTCCGGGCCTCCTCATCCGTATTCAGTTCGACCCAGTCATACTCAGTGCAGTTACGGGTCAAGAAGTCGCGTATCTTGTAACCCGCGGCCGAATTCGCGCGCCCATAGATGACTATCCTGCCGTTCAACATCTTTTCTTCTCCCTCAAACCTGAATCATTCAAACCGAGATCATTCATTGAGTTCCTCCTTCGATTCCTCTTTGATCCAAGAGCAAGACGAAAAGCGTCGGCAAAATCTCCAGGCGCTCTATCTTCATTGCTTAGATCACGGGCAACTCGATTACGACAGAAGCGCGACGATAAAATCTATTGGACGAAAATATCGATCAATACTAAGGTGCAGGTTGGACACATCAGGCGGGTCGCCTCGTCTTCCTCCAAGTGGGCGAATGGTGCCTGCAAAGCTTGTGAAATCGGACCCGGTCAGCGATATGGCTATGCTCGCCACCGATACTGGAGAATCATTTGCCGCGCTCGATCTCAGTCCCGCGAAGCCGGATCTTGGAGACGCAGTGGTGGCGTTACTATATGACCTCGATGGAAACTTCAGGCTGCAGCTTGGTACGTTTGTCGGAGTCATGGAGCAACGTGGCCCGCAGGGAGAATCCCTAAGTCGCATTGCGGTTTCAATGCCAGGTATCGAGCTGGGCTCCAGCGGCACCTCCTTGTCGATCGTGAAGGAAGATTCTTAGGACTTATTCAGTCAATAGATTCTACCGACAAATTGACGTTCCTCATCCCCGCTGAGGAAGCACTTAACTTTGAGAGCCCTGGCAGTGGGCATCGATATTGAGCCGGGGTTTCGAACCGGCGACACTTTGGTTTGATGTATGTCGGAGGTACGGAGTGGCATTCCATCTGCCGAACTCATCCGCACCGCAGTTCGGTCGGCAAGGAAAAATGAATGCATAGAACAATGAAGCAACTTTCACTCGTAATTGGCTCGTCTCTTCACGCACATGGCGTGAGGTTACCGCCTAACTTGAGGGACAGTTCAGGACAGTGGCCTATAACGCGCGTGGCTGGGGGAAGTCCGACAAGACCTTAGCTGGCTACAAACTGGCAGATCTTGCGGACGAAGCTCTCTCACTCGTCAAAGCGCTGGGAATCAAACAATATGTCCGGGTTGGACATTCGATGGGAGGCAAGGTCGCGTAGCTCGCCGCATCGCGGAGGCCGGAGGGTCTTTCAGGCCTCATTCTAGTGGCTCCTGCAAAGCCAACGCCTCGGGGCAATCCTGAAGAGATGCGTCAAGGACAGCTTCATGCGTACGACAATCGTGAGAACGTTCTTAAGACCTTGGCAGTGGCAATCTGACTGCTCGTCCTCCTTCGCCAGAGATTCTAGAGCAGATTGTCGAAGACAGCATGTCCGGCTCTCGTCGAGGCGACGATGGCATACCCGTCAATACTTGAGGACATCTCGGCCGAGGTCCTGCGAAGACAAGTCCGGAGGAGTGCCAAGAAGTCATTCGGAGTGGAGTGTAGTGATTGGATCGAGGCGCATGGCCCGCAGCGCCGGGATATAACTTGCGGCGAGCGCGACAGTGGTAAGGACAAGGGTGACGCCAGCGAAGGTGGGCAGATCGGTAGGCGACACGCCGTAGAGCAGTCCGGTCATGAGATGAGAGACGATGAGCGCACCGGCCACACCCAGCCCGGCGCCAGCGGCGGCTAGACCGAG
Coding sequences within:
- a CDS encoding alpha/beta fold hydrolase, with amino-acid sequence MAYNARGWGKSDKTLAGYKLADLADEALSLVKALGIKQYVRVGHSMGGKVA